A window of the Lactuca sativa cultivar Salinas chromosome 7, Lsat_Salinas_v11, whole genome shotgun sequence genome harbors these coding sequences:
- the LOC111900528 gene encoding uncharacterized protein LOC111900528: MFKARNVQDKEYDRKQNHNDASASTKKRFYEKGYSDLNHDILFLIMMQLGIVDFIWFSGVCKSWRSLALSNWKMFMASRLPVSMRITYRPYEKKEWYLELEESEGRKFKTFIPHSDGGRTFFGSTRGYLVFFVWKTRDFWLVNPITRHELHFPDHPLIVYFSRPTGLKAILVFSPSDTVVSEWVLVVSKRFCDSIWFSVAGSRSWTEVNVPSITSAIYDLHFFKEKIYVLFSCSLYVLQLYPNPKFTLLQTNNFQCSCYWGEFVSTAANLYVMINLDWLHKLDFDEMKWVRCEKVDEHADVKLGIWANIWSMWYFPHDFLNVNLLHHKP, from the exons ATGTTCAAAGCCAG GAATGTCCAAGACAAGGAGTACGATAGAAAACAGAATCATAATGATGCATCTGCATCTACGAAGAAGAGATTTTATGAGAAGGGTTATTCAGATCTTAACCATGATATTCTTTTTTTGATTATGATGCAACTGGGGATCGTTGATTTTATTTGGTTTAGTGGAGTTTGCAAGTCATGGAGATCACTAGCACTCTCCAACTGGAAGATGTTTATGGCATCCAGACTCCCCGTTTCTATGCGAATCACTTATCGACCTTATGAGAAGAAAGAGTGGTACTTAGAGTTAGAAGAGTCTGAAGGaagaaagttcaaaactttcattCCCCATTCTGATGGTGGCAGGACCTTTTTTGGGTCAACTCGTGGCTACTTAGTATTTTTTGTGTGGAAAACACGTGATTTCTGGCTTGTGAATCCTATCACAAGGCATGAACTTCATTTTCCCGATCACCCCTTAATTGTATATTTTTCCCGGCCAACAGGCTTGAAGGCTATCCTTGTCTTTTCCCCTTCAGACACAGTAGTATCTGAGTGGGTGCTTGTGGTTTCAAAAAGATTCTGCGATTCAATATGGTTTTCTGTAGCGGGTAGTCGATCCTGGACTGAGGTTAATGTGCCCTCCATTACTTCTGCCATATATGATCTACATTTCTTCAAGGAGAAGATATATGTCTTATTCAGTTGTTCTTTATATGTGTTACAACTCTATCCAAACCCCAAATTTACATTACTCCAGACCAATAATTTTCAATGTTCATGCTACTGGGGGGAGTTTGTAAGTACAGCTGCAAACTTGTATGTGATGATTAATTTGGACTGGCTTCACAAACTagattttgatgaaatgaagtggGTGCGCTGTGAAAAGGTTGATGAACATGCAGATGTTAAACTTGGGATTTGGGCTAACATTTGGTCAATGTGGTACTTTCCGCATGATTTTTTAAATGTTAATCTCTTACACCATAAGCCATAG
- the LOC111907561 gene encoding uncharacterized protein LOC111907561, with translation MEHVRALQVNIPFVETMLQTPKYFNLLKGLFAARKDFAEVAVIILSELPEKKDDPGSIIIPCQLGNVLATQALIDSGASINLMPFSFFKKLNLPEPRPVNMKIHLADKTTIHPRGVFEDLLIKVDKFIFPVDFVVLDMEEDLEIPIILGRSFLNTACALIDVCESTLTFRVGDESVVFKALPEIKQEEERKDRRDLIQLFG, from the coding sequence ATGGAGCATGTTCGAGCCCTTCAAGTCAACAttccatttgtggaaacaatgcttCAAACACCCAAGTACTTTAACTTGCTAAAGGGTCTatttgctgctaggaaagatttCGCTGAAGTCGCGGTGATAATATTGAGTGAGCTACCAGAAAAGAAGGATGATCCAGGGAGCATCATAATTCCATGCCAACTTGGAAATGTACTTGCCACTCAAGCGTTGATCGATTCGGGTGCAAGTATCAACTTAATGCCCTTCTCTTTCTTCAAGAAGCTGAATTTACCGGAGCCAAGACCAGTTaacatgaagatccatttggcggacaagACGACAATTCATCCAAGAGGCGTTTTTGAAGATCTTCTCATTAAGGTCGACAAATTTATTTTTCCCGTAGACTTTGTGGTacttgatatggaagaagacctcgaaattccaattattttggggagatcgTTTTTGAACACCGCATGTGCATTAATTGATGTATGTGAATCCACACTAACGTTCAGGGTCGGAGACGAGTCAGTCGTGTTTAAAGCTTTGCCAGagatcaagcaagaagaagaaagaaaagatCGAAGAGATCTCATTCAATTATTTGGATGA